The DNA segment CACGCGAAGCAACAGAGGTCACAATCGCGACGCTTTTGAGGGAAGGAGCCTTGACGGTCCACAAGGACGGCAACCACGGCAGCGTGTACCCGCGGGCGGAGGAGTTCGTTCCTTCCGGCGTTCCTTTCCTCACCGCCAAAGCCGTTCGTGATGACGGAACGTTCATCACTGAAGCGGTCGACCACCTCAATGAGACAAAGGCTCGCCAGCTTCGCGTCGGATGGATTCGGCGAAACGATGTATTGCTCTCCCACAATGCATCGGTCGGGAAGGTCGCCGTATATGAAGGCCAGTTCGGCGAAGCCCTCATTGGCACGTCCTTGACGTCGTTTCGTTCTAACCCGGCTCTCCTGGACCCGAGGTTCCTCGCAGCTTCCCTACGGTCGTCGTTCTTCCAACGTCAACTGACGAGCAACATGGCACAAACAACGCGGAATCAGGTTCCGATCACGGCCCAGCGAGAGCTCAGAGTCAAGTGGGTCGGGCTGGCACAACAGCGCGCGTTCGTGACGATCGCAGAAGAGATCAATGCAAGGCTCAGGGACGAGTGGCGCTCCGCCGCCGCCTACGAAGAGCTCTTCGCCTCCCTCCAGTCCCGCGCGTTCCGAGGGGAGTTGTAACCCATGCCTGTTGAGATGAGGATGTGGCGCATCGACGGTGCCGCGCCGAAGCCACTGACGACCTCGGTGCTCCCGGCAGAGAAGGACCTGCATGAGTTCCTCAAACGCGACCCGTCCCTACTCGGCGAACGCCTGCTGGTCATCGGGAGCGAGGTCATCACGCCCTACGGTCCACGTCTCGACCTACTGGCGATCGACGCCGAGGGCAACCTTAACTTGCTGGAGCTCAAGCGCGACAAGACTCCACGCGAGGTTGTCGCCCAGGTTCTCGACTACGGGTCGTGGGCCTCGACGCTGTCACGGGACGAAATCATCGACATCGCAACGAAGCACCTTGACCAGCCCTTCGAGGCTGCGTTCGAGGACGTCTTCGGCAGCGCCCCGCCCGACGAGCTGAATGGCGACCTCAGCCTCACCATTGTGGCTGCCGAGCTCGACGCAAGCTCGGAGCGCATCGTCAACTATCTGCGTGACTTTGGAGTTCCCGTCAACGCGGTCTTCTTCTCCTATCTCGAAGACGACGGCCGTCGTTATCTCGCCCGTTCGTGGCTCGGCTTGTCCGAGGAAGGCGCTCCAGCAGCGCCGTCGGCGGCCAGGAAGGGCAAGCGTGCCGCCTGGAACGGACTGGACTGGTACGTGTCCTACGGTGGAAACCGGAACTGGGAAGACGCACACCGGTTCAAGTTCATCGCGGCCGGGGGCGGGAAGTTCTACTCCCAGACGATGAGGTCACTGCCCGAAGGCGCACGCGTATGGGTGAACCTCCCCGGCACCGGTTACGTGGCCGTCGGCAAGACCCTCGCCCCAGCGCGCCGGTGGACGGACGCCAAGGTCAAGGTCGGCGAGGGCTGGGTGAAGCTGTCCGAGCAGGACCTCGCCGGCACACCGCAACCACACTTCGACAACGCCGACGCCGACACGGCCGAGTGGGTCGTACCCGTGGAGTGGCTCGACGCCCGTCCCGAGGCCGCCGCCTTCTGGGAAAAGGGGTTGTTCGCTAGTCAGCACAGTGCTTGCAAACTGCGCCAGGAGTTCACCCTCGGCCGATTGGCCGACCACTTCAACATCGACGATAGCGAGTAGACGACTGCGATGGGAAACTTCGACTTCGTCCGCCAGACGCTGCCGTCCGTGCATGAGGACTGCGTCCGGGCTGAGTCGTACTTGTCGTCCGATCCTCGTTCTGCGTGCTTCTATAGCCGTCGCGTCGTCGAGGAGCTCGTCGGCTACCTCTACGACGTCCTGTCCCTGCGGACGCCGTACCGCGACGACCTCGCCGCCAAGATCGGTGACCCCGCGTTCAAGGCGAAGGTGCCGCAGGGCATCGCGCAGAAGCTGACCGCGATCCGTCGCATCGCCAACACCGCTGTCCACGAGAACCGTCAGATCCGCCCCGATGTGTCGCTCGCGGTGCTGCGCGAGTTGTTCAACGTGGTGGTGTGGACGTCGTACCACCACTCACCGTCCCCCGGCGCGGTGCCGTTGCAGGCGCAGTTCGACCCCGCGCGCGCCGCTCAAGCAGCGCCGCTGTCGCGCGACGAGGTCGCTCGGTTGGCCGCGAAGTTCAAGGCGCAGGACGAGGCCCACGCCCGTGAGCTCGCGGAGAAGGACGACCGTCTCGCTCAGCACGAGGCCGAGATCGCGCAACTGAAAGCGCAGATCGCCGCGGCGCAGGCGGCGACCGCGCCGGACACCCGCGACTACGACGAGGCCGTGGCCCGCGACCTATTCATCGACGTACTGCTCCACGAGGCTGGCTGGGAGCTCGCCGATGGGCGCGACCGCGAGTACGAGGTCGCTGGCATGCCGAACGCCGAGGGCAAGGGGTTCGTCGACTACGTACTGTGGGGCGCCGACGGCTTGCCGCTGGCCGTGGTGGAGGCCAAGCGCACGGCGAAGTCGCCGGAGGTGGGCCAGCAGCAGGCCAAGCTGTACGCCGACTGTCTCGAGAAGCAGTTCGGGCGGCGGCCGGTGATTTTCTACACCAACGGTTACGAGCACCGGATTTGGGACGACGCGGGCGGCTACCCGCCCCGCGAGACCCAGGGCTTCTACACCCGCGACGAGCTCGAGCTGCTGATCCAGCGCCGCCGGACCAAGCAGGCTATGTCGAGCGCTCCGGTGAACACCGACATCGCCGGTCGCCCCTACCAGGTACTGGCTATCAAGGCAGTCAGCCATGCGTTCGACCGCAAGCAGCGCGAGGCCCTACTGGTGATGGCGACAGGCTCGGGCAAGACCCGCACCGTCATCGCCCTTGTCGACCTGCTGCAGAAGGCGAACTGGGTCAAGCGAGTCCTCTTCCTCGCCGACCGCACGGCGTTGGTCAACCAGGCCGCGAACGCGTTTAAGGAGCACCTGCCCGGCTCGACGACCGTGAACCTCGTGACGGAGAAGGCCGTCGAGGGTCGCGTCTACGTCTCGACGTACCCGACGATGGTGAACCTGATCAACGAGGTCGACGGCGGCCTGCGTCGGTTCGGTCCCGGCTACTTCGACCTCATCGTCATCGACGAGGCCCACCGCTCGGTCTACGCCAAGTACGGCGCGATCTTCGACTACTTCGACGCCCTGCTCGTCGGCCTGACCGCGACCCCGAAGGACGAGGTCGACCACAACACCTACAGGCTGTTCCACCTCGAGGACGGCGTCCCCACCGACAACTACTCGCTGGACGAGGCTGTCGGTGCCGGCTATCTCGTGCCCCCGAAGGGCATCAGCGTGGGCACTCAGTTTCTGCGCGCGGGCATCAAGTACGACGACCTCACCGAGGAGGAGAAGGATCAGTGGGATGCGCTGGACTGGGGCGAGAACGGACCTCCCGACGAGGTCGGAGCCGAGGAGATCAACCGGTTCCTCTTCAACGAGGACACTGTCGACAAGGTGCTCGAGACCTTGGTGATGCAGGGCTACAAGGTGGCGGGCGGCGACCGGCTGGGCAAGACGATCATTTTCGCCAAGAGCCAGAAGCACGCCGAGTTCATCGAGAAGCGCTGGAACCTCGCCTACCCCGAGCTCGCCGGCCACTTCGCCCGCGTGATCACCCACGGCACGCCGTACGCACAGTCCCTGATTGACGACTTTTCGATCAAGGACAAGGCGCCGCATATCGCGATCAGCGTCGACATGCTCGACACCGGTATCGACGTGCCCGAGGTCGTCAACCTCGTGTTCTTCAAGCTGGTGCGCTCGAAGTCGAAGTTCTGGCAGATGATCGGCCGCGGCACTCGCCTGTGTCCCGACCTGTTCGGCCCGAGCGAGGACAAGGAGGACTTCCTCGTCTTCGACTTTTGCGGCAACCTTGAGTACTTCAGCCAGGACCTGCCCGGCTCGCAGGGTCAGGTTCAGAAGTCACTCACCCAGCGCCTCTTCGAAGCGCGGCTCGGGCTTGTCACCGCGCTTGCCGGTGACGAACCCGACCTTAGGTCGTCGACGGTGGAGACGTTGCGCGAGTTCGTGGCCGGCATGAACCTTGACAACTTCGTCGTCCGGCCCCACCGTCGCGCCGTCGAGATGTACGCGTCTGCCGACGCTTGGAGCAACCTCGGTACGGAGGACTTGGAGGCGCCGCTAACGCTCGCTGGTTTGCCATCCTCGGTCCGCGACGACGATGAGGATGCCAAGCGCTTCGACCTGCTCATCCTGCGCCGCCAGCTCGCCCAGCTCGACGGCGACGCCGTGTTAGCCGAGCGGCTGCGGGAGACTGTGCAAGAGATCGCGGCGTCACTGCTAGGCAAGACCACGATCCCGAGTATCGCCGAGCAGGCCGTCCTGCTGGAGTCGGTTGCCGGGGACGACTGGTGGATCGACGTCACTTTGCCAATGCTGGAGGTCGCGCGACTCCGCATCCGTAGTCTCGCCAGCTTCATCGAGAAGACGGCCCGCAACCCGATCTACACCGACTTCGAGGACACGCTTGCCGAAGGAATCGAGGTCGTACTGCCCCGCGTAACGCCCGGCACCAACTTCGAGCGCTTCCGCTCGAAGGCTGAGGCCTACCTCCGCGACCACCTCGACAACCTCGCCCTGCAGCGCCTGCGCCGAAACAAGCAGCTCACACCCGAGGATCTGACGGAGCTGGAGAACATGCTTGTTGCCTCCGGCGGTCAGGCTGTTGACATCGCCTGGGTAACCCAGCAGGGGGGCGGCCTGGGAGTCTTCGTACGTGGCCTGGTCGGCCTCGACCGCGCGGCAGCCACCGAGGCGTTCGAGCGCTACCTGAACGGCACCAGCTTCTCGGCCGAGCAGGTCCGCTTCGTGAACCTCATCGTCGACGAGTTGACGAAGAACGGCGTCATGGAACCTGCTCGGCTCTTCGAGTCGCCGTACACGGACCGCGCCCCCACCGGTCCTGATTACATCTTCCCAGACTCCGACGTCGAGGTCATCGTCAAGACACTGAACGAGATCAAGCAGACCGCCCTGCCGAAGGAGGTAGCGTGATCTTCAGTTCGAAACGGGCGGACAGGGTACGCACACCTCGGGTTCTCCAGCGCAAGACACAGTCACTTTACGCTGACGACGCAGACGGCCTGGAACGTGACGTACTGAATCGAAAGCGACTGGCGACCCAGTTGGCGCGTGCCATTCGCGACCTTGCCGAAGAGACCGAGAGCGCTGTAGTCGGTCTCGTCGGTCCGTGGGGATCGGGGAAGTCCAGTTTACTCGGCCAAATCGAGACTGAGCTGTTCACCAGCAACTGGTACATCGGGTATCACAACCCATGGGCCTACTCTGACTTCGCGGGTTCCGCTGCTGGCTTCTTTGCTTCATTGCGGGACGCCGTCCCCGAGGATGTTCTTGGCAAGGAATGGCGCGCGGTTGTGGGCGAGTGGGTTTCTAAGGCAGCGCCACTCGGCGCGGCCGGCGGTGTAGCGGGCGTCGACGGATCGGGAGCGATAGGCGCTGTTGGGGCTGTAATCACCGGAGACCGAAGTCCGGCCAAACTGCGGGAGTCCGCCGCGGAGGGGCTTAGCAGGATCGACCACCCAGTATTGATGGTACTCGATGACCTGGACCGCCTGGCGCCAGACGAGTTGCTGTACACCTTCAAACTCGTGCGACTCCTCGGTCGCCTGCCGAACGTGTACTACTTGCTTGCTTACGACGAGGCGACCCTGACAGATCTTCTGGAATCAACTGACCTGGCTGGGCGGGGCTCCGGCCGCGCTCAACAGTACCTGGAGAAAATTATCCAGGTCCGTCTTGAGGTCCCTCCTATGCTGCCAGAGCAGCAGGCCGCATTGGCCCAAGCCGCCATCGATGAGATCTGTGCAAGGAGAGGCATCACGCTCACGGCCGGTACTAACCGGCGGATGCAGCGGATGTGGCGGGACTGCTTGTCGGTCTACTTAGATCAGCCGCGGTCAGTCAAGCGGCTGTTCACTCAGGTCGATGCGACCTGGCCCGACGTTTCAGGAGAGGTTGACTTCTCGGACTTCGTCGCCATGACGTTCCTTCGTGTCTTCGAGCGGCCTCTTCTGGACGTCATCCTCGAAAAACGCGCTGAGATTCTTCAGCAGCCCTCCGCTTGGAGTCTCAAGGCACACAAGGAATCGCCGCAGGACCGATTGGCGCGTTGGAAGCAGCAAATCGCCGATGCTGAGCCGCGGCACCCGGCTGCCATCGAGGACCTCCTGGCACACCTCTTCCTCTACATCCGCGGCGCCAAGGAAGGCACTCAGTACGTTGGGTCGTCCTATCAGGAGGACGTCAAGCAGAGGATGGGAGTCGGCACGTCGGAACACTTCGACCGGTACGTCCAGGTCGGGGTCCCGGAATCGGATCTGGCTGAGTCGACCGTCAGAACGGCTGCTGAGGAGCTCCGAGATGGAAGGCTGGGTCCCGCCACCAAGGAACTAGTACAGCGAATGCGCGCGGATGCTTCGCCCGCTTTGAGCAAATTGCGAAGAGAGCACCGAGCGTCGCCGTTGCGAGCGTCGAGCACCCTGCGTCTCCTCGCCAGCCTCTACTTCTCAGCGATGGACCAGAAAAGCGGCCCCTTCGGGCTGTCTCCAGACTTCAGCATCATCAGTCTCTCAGTTGACGTGCTTGACCAGACCGAAGTATCGGCGGCGAGCGATCTTGTCGAATCGTTGGCCCAATCCGACTCGGCGTCTCTAGCGCTGGCGGCCGACATAACGCGGGTCGCCTTGAGGGACTCCGACACTCCGCACCCGTGGGCCGAAAGGGCGAAGCCAGCTGTAGCTAACGCCCTCTCGACAGCCATTCGGACGCTCGCCGGAGAGCCCGCTCGATCACACCCAAGACTGTTGTCGCTTCTGTACAGCCACTTCCATCTCGCTCAACCTGGGGAGACCCGCGGCTTGCTCTGGGAGGCGATCGACTCGGGCGTGTGGGAACTGCGTGAGATTCTCGGACTGCTTATACCGCTTGGGCAAGCTAGCAACGGTGAGGACACCTGGACTTCTATGGGCGACTTTTCGGAAGGGACCATCGAGGACATGCTCGGGCTTGACCGCGTCCTCGACCGCCTCCCGGAGCAGCCGGAACTGCTGGAGCGACACGTGACTAATCAGTACTTCGATGGACCAGTTGACGCCGACGATCTCGAGGCGAGAATCGAGTGCGCGTTGACCGGCCTAGAGCGCGTGCGAGCGCGCCGCGGCCACGAGGCTGAGGTCGCGAGCGGCGGCGAAGCGACGGCCACTGGCGGTGACGGCGATCATGAGCAGGGCGACTCCTGACGCTTTGGCGAATCCCTCTCGGCGCCAGTCTCGATTCGTACTCGCCTCCTGCGAGACTGGTGCCTCGTCTGTCGCCACGCTCCGTTAGTCAGCCGCGTCTGTGTCTCGACTCGGGTCTGCTGAGCTCCACACGACGGACGTGCCAGCGGCGGCGATTGTCAGGGAGCACCAGGCATGACCCGCCTCGGGCGAACCAAGGCGCACAGCGTTCCCGAGCGTTGAGGAGTGAAACACTGCTGGTATGCGGACCCATCTTCGGGATCGATTCAAGCCCGCAGCGACTTCGGCCGCTAGGGCCCCAGCGCTGCCCCGAAGCAACATAATCACCGTCGCGCTCATCTCTGTTGCGGTCACACTCGTCCTAGCGTTTCTGGCATTCGCGACACTAGTCGGCCTCGCCACGCCAGGGGGCCGCCTTGATCTTCCGGCCGAGGTTGATGTCTTCGAGGTTGTGCCAGCGGCGGGTACCCTCTTGGGCTTGATTGCGGTCGTTCTCGCTGGTGTCTACGCCTACCGGCGGCAACGCATTACGGAGGTGGACGCTCACAGCGCCGAGGCCGTGGAGCTTTCTCGGCGGTTCGAGTCGGCGACAGCTCAGCTTGGCGCAAGTAGCTCAGCGCAGAGAGTTGCTGGCGTCTACGCATTGAGCCGGCTTGCGGACGAGTGGCCTGAGCAGCGGCAGACGTGCGTCGACGTGCTTTGCGCCTACCTGCGCATGCCGCCGGGAGCAGTCGAAGAAGCTGGCTCAACTACAGAGGAAGCAACATCGCTTCGCGCTGAGATAGAGGTGCGTCGTACTATCCAGCGCGAAGTTGTGATCCGACTCGACCACAACCTTGAGGATGCGTCCGAGACACCGACCAAGGTGCCGGTCGAGGCGGGGACATGGACCGGTTGCACGCTGGACCTGCGGCGAGCGGTGCTCTACGACTGGCAGGCCGACCGAGCACGCTTCAGTGCACAGGACTCTTTCGATGAGGCTGTTTTTGAGGGAGAGACTCTCTTCCGCAAGGTAATTTTCGACGGAAATGCCGAATTCCACACCGGCGCCCACTTTGGGGGCGACGTAGCATTCAACGACGCTTTTGTTCACGGGGAGGCAGGCTTCATCAGCGCGAAGTTCGATGGAGAGGCCGAATTTTGCGCTTTCGAGGCAGGCAAGGAGGCCTTCTTCGTGCACGCCATTTTCGAAGGCACCATCGATTTCCGTGACTCCAGCATTGGACCGGGTGGGCCACCGAGTGCAACTATCAGACGAACGGCCAGAGGCCGCGAGGCTTGAATGTCGTGAAGGTGCCGAGGGCAGCAATGCACGCGTAGGTGACGCCTGACGTCTGGTGTGGTCGTGTGAGCCGCGCAGGTGTCGTCGGGTCCGCGGCACGCGTCGGTGACAGCTGTCGTGTGTTGCCGCCGACCGGCCCAAGGTGGGTCGCCGTCGCGCCGGGGGCCGCAGCTTGAGGAGCCCCACTCCGTCCCTGTGCGGTCTCATGCGCTCGTGTCCGGCAGTCACTGGCCAACCGCGGCCAGCAATGGACCGAGAACTGTGCCCGTCTCGTGCCCCCGAACGAAAGGAGGCGTCCGAACCTGCAGGTCAGCAGCCGAACAGCAGACGCTCTTGAAAGCCGTTGAACAGGTAATCATTCCTGTTTCGTGGGTTCGAATCCCACGCCCTCCGCTCAAACACGACAATCCCTCACCAAGGAGGCGCGGTCAAGGGGGCTGCCGGTTATCCACAGGGAGGTCGATGAGGTCGAGACTGCAGGCCTCACCCACGCGAAGCCTCGGACGCGCGGCGGCAGCGCGACCCCACAGCTGGACGACATCGACCTCGTCACCCAACGCGCCCTCAGCGAAGGACAGCCACCCCCGTTGGGTCCGTTGTTCACCTTCCAGGTGCCCGTTGGTGACGTCGCCGCCCTCACCGGCCTCGACTTCGGACCGTTCCTGGGCGCCGGCGACTACCAGCCCGCACGACGCCCGCTCGACGAACCCACCCCAACTGGATGGAGCGGCACCGGGTGGGTGGCGGCTGTTGACGGGGCTAGGTGACATGCAGCTGCGTTCGCTGGCTGACGACGCGTCGGGAGTTGATTCCCGAGGGGGGCGGTGCTCGGCTTCACGCGCCCCGCGGACATCACAGGGCAGTTGTCACCCGGCCGTGCAGCAGTCCCGAGCATGCAACAACCTTGACCGCTCGTCGTCTGAGGTCTTTACTCTGGGAATCGCGCCACACCACCAGCGCGTCGTGGCGAGGTTCAGACACAGCGACTGTTGGCTGCGGCTTACGGGGGACCGCCTGCCTGGCCAAGCGTCGGGTCCGAGGGGAGCCACCGCCATGTCCACTTCGGACGCGGACACGACCGGAACCTCTGCATTGGCCGCCGGCACCCGGACTTTCCGGTCGGACACCTCCCCAGCGCGAACCGCCAAGCGCCCACGGGGCGCAATAGGGACGAGAGCGGGTGACACGGCAGCCGGCAGGTCGAAGGCTGGGGCCGCCACGGCCCCGAACCGCACCAAGCCGAACCTCTTTTCGGCCGGATGCGACAAGGTCCTCGACGCGTGGGGGGTCACTCGTCAGTTCGAGTTCGGCCAGTTCGTCATGCTGTACCACCGCGAGACTGTGAGTGGACAGGAAGTCACCGTGCCCGTGACGGTGATGCCCGACGGTGCAATTAACCAAGTCGCCCCGCCCCCCGCGTCAACCGCGACCGCGTCGACAGGCTCATCGGCGACGACCGGCACCGCAGGAGGAACGACCGGGACCGCCGGCGCGGCGGCGGGGGCGGCGTCCGGTGGCTCAGCGGCCACACCCGCCCGCCGCGTCACGACCAGCGACGGCTCCAACGATCTGGCCTGGCTTGAGGGCGGCACCCGGTCAGCGTCCTTGCTGGAGACATTGGGCGGTGTTCCGCTGGCCCTTCTCGGCCGGGTGAGCAACCCGATCGGCCTGCTCACCCAGAGCCCGGTTGAGAAGAAGGTCTCTGACCTGTCCCCGGTGCTGTCGGGTGGAAGGGTCACCGTGGACAGCAAGGCTCGCTACCCGCAACTGAGTGGCGCAGTAGCGGAGGCGCTCAAGTCTGGTCTCGCAGTCACTGTGCTCGCGACGAACAAGCCGGCCCTTGACGACTCCGACCCCACCCAACACCTGTTGGTGCGGCTCACCCCGGAGTCCACCCCGGTCACCCTCTCCGAGAACGAAATCGACACCGCGATCGCGACCGGACAGATCGCCCTTCCCCGCGGGGAGCAACTCGCCATCGACGCCGATGTCACTGCGGCACTGGTCGCAGGGCAGGCGATCCAGCTCACGGTGCGGACCGGTACTGGAGAACTTCGCCTCTACACGGTGCGTCCCTCCCGCACCGCCGACGCCGCCGCGCCGGCCGCGGAGAAGTTCGTGGTGCATGACCTTGCGGCCTTCCTCGCCGACCCGGTCGTGCCGAGCCTGCAGGCAACACCGGTGCGCGTTCCGCTGGACGCCGCCGCCGTCCACGCACTCCGCACCAACCAGCCAGCCACCGTCGCGGTCAATGGAACCAACATCGAACTTCGCATCAAAGCCCGCGCGTCACGCCTGCCCGCCGCATCGATCTCTCGCGAGGCACGGGTCAACCGGGGCCGCATCTGGGCACCGATAGCGCGGGCGTTCGCGCCGCCGACCGCCCGCCTCGCCTCGGACCCCCTCCTGCGTGACCTGCCGCGCGGTGGCCCGTTTGAGCCTGGCTGGGACCCGAGCGACGGCGTCGGCGAACTCCCACACGGAGCCGTGGCAGCACCCGCGCGCGCACTTGGACTTCCCGGCGTGGACGGAGTGCTGACAGGTCCGTTCTGGGATGAGGTCGGCCTCACGCTCGACCCGGACGCCGGGCCTTGGCCGGGGCTGGAACAGCCGATACTGGAGCTCGAGCTCGACTACCGATATCTCCTCTGGCTCGAACTGCTTGAACGCAGACGCCACTCGCCGCCGGGAGCCGGCGGCTCCACTGCTGTGCCCGGCGCTCCACCGGGAACCGCGAGCGCCGACAACTTCCCGCGAACCAAAGCGACGCCACTGCCCGTCGCGCTGCTGCTGCCGTGGCGGCAGCGGTGGACGTTCGAGGGCTGCTCCCGCGGCAACTTGCTGTCATCGATCGCGCTGGCTCCGGGCGAGACCCGCACCATCCGGATGTACAGCTGGGAACGCACGGCCAAGGCACTCGAACAATCCACCGAAACCGAGACCGAGCTGAGTCAGGACTTCACCTCCACCACCAGGGACACAGAAGATGTGTTCCGCGAGATGACCTCCAGCCAGGACTTCAACGCCCAGGCGCACGGCGAAGTCGACGCCTCCTACAGCACCGGCTTTGCCTCCATCACCGCCGGCGCGGGCGGCTCGCTGCAGAACGGGTCCGCTCTGGAGCAGGTGTGCCGGACCACGTCTTCCAGCATGAGTGAGACGGTGCGGCGCGCCTCGGCGCGGGTCCGGTCCCGGCGGATCACGAAGATCACCGAGTCCCAGGAGTCCATCCGGGGCGACGAGGTCATCCGGCAGGTCAACAACCCCAATCGCTGGCACACGCTGACCCTGGACTACTACGAGCAGCTCGCCCACTACACGATCACCACCGCCTTCGTGCCCGCGAAGTTGAAGACCGTAGTGATGGTGCCGAACCCGTTACGCGGGGTCGTTTTCGACAACCTCACCGTGCGGACCAACGAGACCGCGCTGCGGCAGGCTCTGCTCACTCCCGATCTGAGTGGCGGATTCGCCGCGGCCAGGCTGCTTGCCAGCTACAAGCACGCCTGGGAGGAGGCCGAACGGACCGCCGCCCGCGCCAAGGAGGTCGCCGAGTTGGACCGTCAGCGCGTCGAGCCGGCCGCCAGCGACACCACCGCGCCGAAGGCGCCGGACAACCCACACAAGGCCGTCCTCGAGGCGACCCTCGACCGGATCAAGACCTCCTCGGCCGCGGTGCTCAGCGCCGAGATCAACTCGGCGTTGGCCACCATCGCCGCGCATGGCACCGTCACCGCGGACATGCGCAAGAAGGGCCAGATGTGGCTCTGGCGTCGACTGGTCGAGACCCGACTCGGCATCGGGTTCATCAACGCCCTCGCACAGATGCGTGACGCGACCGCGAGCCCGCTTACCCCAAATCATGCCCGCGCACTGGTGGACGCGGTCCCCACCGGGTTCCCTGGAATGAAGGACTTGCACTCGTTGAAGGACAACGAGAAGGAAGAGGGCGCACTCGCCGCCGAGTTTCACAACCGGATGGGCGCCCCGTGGGATTGGGCCTGGTGGTCCGGCGAAGCTCGCAAGAACGGCCTGTACGACCCCGACGACAACGGCATCGCGGCCGCCTGCGAACGACTGATCAAGATCCTGCGCGACTACGACGCCAAGGAGGCCGAGGGCGGCGCGGTCCTGGCTCAGCAGGAGATGGTGAACAAAGCCAACGAGG comes from the Aquipuribacter sp. SD81 genome and includes:
- a CDS encoding KAP family P-loop NTPase fold protein — encoded protein: MIFSSKRADRVRTPRVLQRKTQSLYADDADGLERDVLNRKRLATQLARAIRDLAEETESAVVGLVGPWGSGKSSLLGQIETELFTSNWYIGYHNPWAYSDFAGSAAGFFASLRDAVPEDVLGKEWRAVVGEWVSKAAPLGAAGGVAGVDGSGAIGAVGAVITGDRSPAKLRESAAEGLSRIDHPVLMVLDDLDRLAPDELLYTFKLVRLLGRLPNVYYLLAYDEATLTDLLESTDLAGRGSGRAQQYLEKIIQVRLEVPPMLPEQQAALAQAAIDEICARRGITLTAGTNRRMQRMWRDCLSVYLDQPRSVKRLFTQVDATWPDVSGEVDFSDFVAMTFLRVFERPLLDVILEKRAEILQQPSAWSLKAHKESPQDRLARWKQQIADAEPRHPAAIEDLLAHLFLYIRGAKEGTQYVGSSYQEDVKQRMGVGTSEHFDRYVQVGVPESDLAESTVRTAAEELRDGRLGPATKELVQRMRADASPALSKLRREHRASPLRASSTLRLLASLYFSAMDQKSGPFGLSPDFSIISLSVDVLDQTEVSAASDLVESLAQSDSASLALAADITRVALRDSDTPHPWAERAKPAVANALSTAIRTLAGEPARSHPRLLSLLYSHFHLAQPGETRGLLWEAIDSGVWELREILGLLIPLGQASNGEDTWTSMGDFSEGTIEDMLGLDRVLDRLPEQPELLERHVTNQYFDGPVDADDLEARIECALTGLERVRARRGHEAEVASGGEATATGGDGDHEQGDS
- a CDS encoding pentapeptide repeat-containing protein → MRTHLRDRFKPAATSAARAPALPRSNIITVALISVAVTLVLAFLAFATLVGLATPGGRLDLPAEVDVFEVVPAAGTLLGLIAVVLAGVYAYRRQRITEVDAHSAEAVELSRRFESATAQLGASSSAQRVAGVYALSRLADEWPEQRQTCVDVLCAYLRMPPGAVEEAGSTTEEATSLRAEIEVRRTIQREVVIRLDHNLEDASETPTKVPVEAGTWTGCTLDLRRAVLYDWQADRARFSAQDSFDEAVFEGETLFRKVIFDGNAEFHTGAHFGGDVAFNDAFVHGEAGFISAKFDGEAEFCAFEAGKEAFFVHAIFEGTIDFRDSSIGPGGPPSATIRRTARGREA
- a CDS encoding restriction endonuclease subunit S translates to MTALGEVLRPSKDPVRVEDPATARLISVKLHGKGAVQRTVGDGKAPKPFTGNRGRAGQFVFSRIWARRGAMALVPVELDGVVVTNEFPLFDVDSARLDARYLNRYVQTPSFLAALERVSAGASGQNRVKEAAFLGLDIPLPPLPEQHRIGSILDHADTLRARRQGGRRLYLELIESQHDRHTREATEVTIATLLREGALTVHKDGNHGSVYPRAEEFVPSGVPFLTAKAVRDDGTFITEAVDHLNETKARQLRVGWIRRNDVLLSHNASVGKVAVYEGQFGEALIGTSLTSFRSNPALLDPRFLAASLRSSFFQRQLTSNMAQTTRNQVPITAQRELRVKWVGLAQQRAFVTIAEEINARLRDEWRSAAAYEELFASLQSRAFRGEL
- a CDS encoding DEAD/DEAH box helicase family protein; translated protein: MGNFDFVRQTLPSVHEDCVRAESYLSSDPRSACFYSRRVVEELVGYLYDVLSLRTPYRDDLAAKIGDPAFKAKVPQGIAQKLTAIRRIANTAVHENRQIRPDVSLAVLRELFNVVVWTSYHHSPSPGAVPLQAQFDPARAAQAAPLSRDEVARLAAKFKAQDEAHARELAEKDDRLAQHEAEIAQLKAQIAAAQAATAPDTRDYDEAVARDLFIDVLLHEAGWELADGRDREYEVAGMPNAEGKGFVDYVLWGADGLPLAVVEAKRTAKSPEVGQQQAKLYADCLEKQFGRRPVIFYTNGYEHRIWDDAGGYPPRETQGFYTRDELELLIQRRRTKQAMSSAPVNTDIAGRPYQVLAIKAVSHAFDRKQREALLVMATGSGKTRTVIALVDLLQKANWVKRVLFLADRTALVNQAANAFKEHLPGSTTVNLVTEKAVEGRVYVSTYPTMVNLINEVDGGLRRFGPGYFDLIVIDEAHRSVYAKYGAIFDYFDALLVGLTATPKDEVDHNTYRLFHLEDGVPTDNYSLDEAVGAGYLVPPKGISVGTQFLRAGIKYDDLTEEEKDQWDALDWGENGPPDEVGAEEINRFLFNEDTVDKVLETLVMQGYKVAGGDRLGKTIIFAKSQKHAEFIEKRWNLAYPELAGHFARVITHGTPYAQSLIDDFSIKDKAPHIAISVDMLDTGIDVPEVVNLVFFKLVRSKSKFWQMIGRGTRLCPDLFGPSEDKEDFLVFDFCGNLEYFSQDLPGSQGQVQKSLTQRLFEARLGLVTALAGDEPDLRSSTVETLREFVAGMNLDNFVVRPHRRAVEMYASADAWSNLGTEDLEAPLTLAGLPSSVRDDDEDAKRFDLLILRRQLAQLDGDAVLAERLRETVQEIAASLLGKTTIPSIAEQAVLLESVAGDDWWIDVTLPMLEVARLRIRSLASFIEKTARNPIYTDFEDTLAEGIEVVLPRVTPGTNFERFRSKAEAYLRDHLDNLALQRLRRNKQLTPEDLTELENMLVASGGQAVDIAWVTQQGGGLGVFVRGLVGLDRAAATEAFERYLNGTSFSAEQVRFVNLIVDELTKNGVMEPARLFESPYTDRAPTGPDYIFPDSDVEVIVKTLNEIKQTALPKEVA